A genomic segment from Montipora foliosa isolate CH-2021 chromosome 9, ASM3666993v2, whole genome shotgun sequence encodes:
- the LOC137971426 gene encoding 52 kDa repressor of the inhibitor of the protein kinase-like: protein MASKDNRSNSKIDEFFSPTAPGASHVGNNSNAESTAVSNEVEMRGVAEVTERTNVPLDSTQSQSLLELDLPSYPDIENLTDDDLKKDEVRIKLLQGTWDHCHKFKFPSKGIRGKQRKLNHTWLVNNKWLRYSVSRDFVWCVYCVLFGKPERASPNQVGTFSSTKGMSDWGNIERLVKLHTSQSSPHHDAVIKGDNYLSIASGKQKDICSHLSSQVTATIERNRHILKAILDVIVLCGQQNIAIRGHVERTSNFHSLLQFRAKTDPVLALHLQNDDNRAKYTSPRTQNELIELCGDYIHKSLVKDCNRAQFYAFLADEATDASTMEQISICVRFVHRKDEDNTVEVREKFLGFVEAESTKGVALAEKFMTTQAEFGIETRKMRAQGYDGAANMAGVHRGVQAIIKQHVPEAVYVHCKAHPLNLAIGHACKEPLVRNMLSTLQTIAFAFDYSAKRLLAFQESLRQDVLVREEMERRAKLRTLCETRWASRADSLCTFRTAYPVVVQSLETLSDDGDGKARGYLCSIKQFDFIIALCATEHVLSNTVSLSKMFQGKNVDLIEAAKDASVVINVMKVERDDPSVWKELYERGKQLAAHVDIEPRIPRTAGRQQHRVNIPAETPEMYWQRAVYFPLVDHLVQELTDRLLSQEDHFLGQYLVPAKLNAFNSGVQGKLYETYKTDLSEKKDFDNEILRWQTKWSHSTEEKPMALTETLQHANPDLYPNVVTIITILLTMPVSTATPERSFSTMRRVKTYLRSTMKTERLSALALMHAYRDMPIDVEALIREFCAKKNRRLAFEFL from the coding sequence atggcgtCCAAGGACAATCGTAGTAATAGCAAAATTGACGAATTTTTCAGTCCAACAGCCCCTGGTGCTTCGCATGTGGGGAATAATTCAAACGCTGAGTCAACAGCGGTGAGCAATGAAGTTGAGATGCGTGGCGTAGCAGAAGTAACAGAGCGAACAAACGTACCATTAGACTCGACCCAATCGCAAAGCTTGCTGGAATTGGATCTACCATCTTATCCCGACATTGAAAACCTGACTGACGATGACTTGAAGAAAGATGAAGTTAGAATTAAGCTCTTACAAGGAACATGGGACCATTGTCACAAGTTTAAGTTCCCTTCAAAGGGTATACgcggaaaacaaagaaagttgaaTCACACGTGGCTTGTCAACAATAAATGGCTCAGGTATTCCGTATCCAGAGACTTTGTATGGTGTGTGTATTGTGTGTTGTTCGGGAAGCCGGAAAGAGCATCACCTAATCAGGTAGGGACATTCAGTTCCACTAAAGGAATGTCAGACTGGGGTAACATTGAGAGGCTTGTGAAATTACATACCAGTCAGTCATCCCCCCACCACGATGCTGTGATCAAAGGTGATAACTATTTAAGCATTGCGAGTGGAAAGCAGAAAGACATTTGCAGTCATCTATCATCGCAAGTTACcgcaactattgaaagaaaTCGCCACATCTTGAAGGCAATACTTGATGTAATAGTGCTGTGTGGTCAACAGAACATTGCAATACGGGGGCATGTGGAAAGAACTAGCAACTTCCATTCTCTGCTTCAATTTCGTGCCAAGACTGACCCTGTTCTTGCACTTCACCTACAAAATGATGACAACAGAGCAAAGTACACTTCACCAAGGACTCAGAACGAACTTATTGAACTTTGTGGAGACTACATCCACAAATCTTTGGTAAAAGATTGCAACAGAGCTCAATTTTATGCGTTTTTGGCAGATGAGGCAACAGATGCTTCCACAATGGAACAAATCTCAATTTGTGTCCGCTTTGTACACCGGAAAGATGAGGATAACACCGTGGAGGTGAGGGAGAAGTTTCTAGGATTTGTAGAGGCAGAAAGCACAAAAGGAGTGGCATTGGCTGAGAAATTCATGACAACTCAAGCAGAGTTTGGAATTGAAACCCGTAAGATGCGTGCGCAAGGCTACGACGGTGCGGCAAATATGGCCGGAGTACACAGGGGTGTGCAAGCAATCATAAAACAGCATGTACCAGAAGCAGTGTACGTCCATTGCAAAGCACACCCTCTTAACCTTGCTATTGGTCACGCATGCAAGGAACCTTTAGTACGCAATATGTTGAGCACCTTGCAAACAATTGCATTTGCATTCGACTATTCAGCCAAGCGACTGCTAGCCTTTCAAGAATCTTTACGTCAAGATGTTTTAGTAAGAGAAGAGATGGAGAGACGTGCAAAGCTAAGAACCTTGTGCGAAACACGATGGGCAAGTCGGGCTGATTCTTTATGCACCTTTCGGACAGCTTACCCCGTGGTAGTACAGTCGCTGGAGACTCTATCAGACGATGGAGATGGGAAGGCAAGGGGCTACTTGTGTTCCATAAAACAATTTGATTTCATCATCGCCCTTTGTGCTACTGAGCATGTACTTTCTAACACAGTCTCCTTATCAAAGATGTTTCAAGGAAAGAATGTGGATCTTATTGAAGCAGCGAAAGATGCAAGCGTGGTGATAAATGTCATGAAAGTAGAGAGAGATGATCCATCAGTTTGGAAAGAGCTGTATGAGCGAGGAAAACAGCTAGCAGCTCACGTTGACATTGAACCAAGGATACCTCGAACAGCAGGACGTCAGCAACACAGAGTGAATATCCCAGCAGAAACGCCAGAGATGTACTGGCAAAGAGCCGTGTATTTTCCTTTGGTCGATCACCTCGTACAAGAACTAACTGACAGGCTTCTGTCACAAGAGGATCATTTCTTAGGACAATATCTTGTTCCGGCAAAGCTGAACGCTTTCAACAGCGGAGTACAAGGTAAGCTTTATGAAACCTACAAAACCGATCTTTCAGAGAAGAAAGACTTTGACaatgaaattttgaggtggCAAACAAAGTGGTCTCATTCAACTGAGGAAAAACCAATGGCACTCACAGAGACACTCCAGCACGCTAATCCGGACCTTTATCCCAACGTGGTCACAATTATTACCATCCTCCTGACAATGCCAGTGTCGACAGCTACCCCCGAACGCTCTTTTAGCACGATGCGCAGAGTGAAGACGTACTTACGTTCAACGATGAAAACAGAGCGACTCTCTGCACTTGCCCTGATGCATGCGTACAGAGACATGCCCATTGATGTAGAAGCCCTGATTCGCGAATTTTGCGCCAAAAAGAACAGACGACTAGCTTTCGAATTTCTTTGA
- the LOC137972021 gene encoding polycystin-1-like protein 2, translated as MCNSSNKLRFQWSLSRYKVNDSGEMVIVWTVPLDTKTTEWNLQKRQLGYGKYFVDFTAAFASNPYLIGSARGFFKIVQSPLRAEISGGNSVTRGKGSIITLNGTSSQDPDTAPGNITSMDFTWLCKDRQESFPTGPIESIPVVSLSSGNETGGCFGTGIGKLSSNLAVVNLTTSAMDVDKSYDVKLIVQKDGRQDDFEQQIEIVRGNPPEITISCVINCEETVSVSTRLALQTSCAGYACETARYKWLLISLDPLGNETNEVLTPDMTLTGLNLPGIIIKENKLAAGNLTYRLKVIATQGDGPAGIAAYQFNMNAPPVDGSCTVKPLRGRALNKSFDFQCSDWQDRNKPLTYQFSYKTGGGLYTVVSFGHVAQARTVLPQGRKDEDFVIEFDITIKDNLSAETTVTLRVIVEPPPAGEDLSGLAVGNNSKLNQFVQLGDVKKATQLANAVLQTVQQSERIPTEDKIEIKSSIVKEVSTVEVGNLQSLTQITSVISRATLEPEQVTVETQDLALKTLSSLTSLLRDKTKEDYAAESSLVEQGGENLVLSLGNVLNSAAQKASVIGKTNLSSVVRTKSQNVTKDIERLLDDVGTTLLSRMVVDQEPHRVKTSSLGMMLNRNSPGSLQKTREFIQEGVGFRLPFTAITDVKAKNTKFVDSVVTTSAFNPFTSDPTSALVKSHVLRLVLKDDNGNILKVENSKEDVELNIRLNPIQEPNEPKEPFFAKPSEKGKMNYHKIDLPYADGNAVRLRIQPTGSVVFDVFVSYDQRPTVTKYDAKRKLPDEACRLISQEHCNDTAYDFLLVDTVLRKPGSYFIGILYEQSQQKPGRRKRRSCFGKGRQKRSCVEFKDPPQPENITVIPVYNPKTDANYSMNVKQEQCLFWDSVKEQWLSRGCKVGLNSTSTSLQCLCNHLTSFGGGVLVMPNKLDFDVVFTELTRIHETGNVAVLCTIIAALLVYFLVCIFARKADKKDRAQNGLPVHLNSSIEEGFQYELTIVTGVWKNSGTDANVAMVIHGSEADSQCILLNRNMIESRRVLARGNEDLFVIHLPVSLGEIQFVHIWHDNSGKHPSWFFSHMLIKDVQTGRTLTFHGNTWFALEKGDGKIDRLLTPISLEEEKSFKYSLNSRSSSSFTEGHMWLSVVTKPPKSKFTRVQRTTCCLCLLMSAMLVNALFYRTDDVADPTIQIGPLKFSWRQVVVGLESALIVTPVNLLIVAIFKNSAENRSNKITPSALKNKSASVHSRIQAFSSWGEAKEREREKEETESNLSDHATLSGRTLQRIRALPKQDFLFPYYFIYIAWFLSFVTVISSATFTFFFSLQWGKDISNEWLSSMLVSFTEDLFVIQPIKIVIIVLITAYFFGSKSDVKERDDQVQSEHASSTNATTDSALPSIEIKTLPEVEIDLAREYRLKEAKMFSFGRELFLYMLFLTLLTVVCYGNRSYHGYLITRNLEDTFNKFPRAKDPRFYWKWLKGQFVDGIYANEWYNGKKATKQEYINNKNSILLGMPRLRQLRVKKDSCTVPELARDSVKHCNDYYSLGEEDKTRYHLPGWKPFEGSKDWANFSGLCPAPWNYVLQDQLHNSPSWGFFDVYSGGGFVADLGYNRSTAAKVIDNLHEYSWIDRQTRAVVLEFVIYNPNTGYLSISTFYYEILPFGYGHPFVIIDTFPLTSTQTGFYQFYLICQLLFIILALLFVIREVYNIYKMRCSYFRDAWNWVELLQILFSFLVVVFFVIKSKLVLNSALKVRENPFVPVSFRDAVVWNYAENLVLAIAVFIVTIKMLRMIRFNPHISILMSSFRESRGLLLSYSVIFIIIFMVYAQFAVLILGTSIYDYSSFPNALISELLLSLGEEIGLTNLLRVNRVLGPLFGFSFVLLNAFIFVNFFVAILNDSHAEVKHNTDKQSKEFEMADFILDRLKEFVGFGKTQHDESSSESEENRVEKENKEMHNTSFSTIAFQSHRLRRRARNFQLRNAKKLRETTRNEKKERRDQLKQEKAESNTADESTVEGNKQHLKSTVEVINALDRLHRTCALKEIDSLMSKVAKDNEREDIEILSLIRLLRSNRFEEEKEEKEDIEDATSETEAALNDNEIVSYITSPNMSPALSTRASANSLRKPVFMEGLNDETVRLLKGLTASRQLPEHLTGKQVLENLHAELRKKSNIIRPKWR; from the exons ATGTGCAATTCGTCCAATAAGCTACGTTTTCAGTGGTCTTTGTCCAGGTACAAAGTAAATGATTCTGGAGAAATGGTTATTGTATGGACCGTTCCCCTGGATACAAAAACCACCGAATGGAACCTACAAAAACGTCAGCTTGGTTACGGAAAATATTTTGTAGACTTTACGGCAGCGTTTGCAAGTAATCCCTATTTGATTGGGAGCGCTCGGGGTTTTTTCAAAATAGTACAATCCCCGCTACGAGCTGAAATTTCAGGAGGAAATAGCGTTACAAGAGGAAAAGGTAGTATCATTACACTAAACGGCACATCCTCGCAAGATCCGGACACTGCACCCGGTAACATAACTTCAATGGACTTTACCTGGCTGTGCAAAGACCGACAGGAGTCGTTTCCCACTGGTCCCATCGAGTCCATTCCGGTCGTTAGCCTCTCCTCGGGTAATGAAACCGGCGGATGCTTTGGGACTGGCATTGGAAAGTTAAGCTCGAATCTTGCTGTAGTAAACTTAACAACGAGTGCTATGGATGTGGATAAATCTTATGACGTAAAACTTATAGTACAGAAAGATGGCCGACAGGATGACTTCGAGCAACAAATTGAGATTGTCCGCGGAAATCCGCCCGAAATAACAATTAG TTGCGTTATTAATTGTGAGGAAACCGTAAGTGTCTCGACAAGACTCGCCCTGCAGACTTCGTGCGCTGGGTATGCTTGCGAAACAGCAAGATACAAATGGCTTCTCATATCCCTTGATCCACTTGGCAATGAAACAAATGAAGTTCTGACGCCGGACATGACTCTAACTGGGCTCAATCTTCCTGGCATCATAATCAAGGAGAATAAACTAGCGGCGGGAAATCTCACGTATCGATTAAAAGTCATCGCAACGCAAGGTGACGGCCCCGCGGGAATTGCAGCTTACCAGTTCAATATGAATGCTCCGCCCGTTGATGGGAGTTGCACCGTCAAACCACTTAGAGGGAGAGCACTGAACAAAAGTTTTGACTTTCAATGCAGTGATTGGCAG GATCGGAACAAACCGCTTACATACCAATTTTCCTACAAAACGGGTGGCGGTTTGTACACAGTTGTGTCCTTCGGACATGTAGCTCAAGCCAGAACAGTGCTTCCCCAAGGTCGCAAAGATGAAGACTTTGTTATCGAATTTGACATCACAATAAAGGACAATTTGTCTGCAGAAACTACAGTCACACTGCGAGTAATC GTTGAGCCCCCGCCTGCAGGAGAGGATCTCAGCGGTCTTGCTGTGGGTAACAACAGTAAGCTTAATCAGTTTGTGCAACTGGGTGACGTGAAGAAGGCCACTCAGCTCGCAAACGCCGTCCTGCAAACTGTGCAACAGTCGGAAAGAATTCCAACTGAAGACAAGATTGAA attAAGTCTTCTATTGTAAAAGAGGTGTCTACTGTGGAAGTGGGTAATTTGCAGTCATTGACTCAAATCACATCTGTGATAAGCCGAGCAACCCTGGAACCCGAGCAAGTCACAGTAGAAACACAG GATCTTGCTTTGAAAACTCTGTCATCCTTGACATCCTTGTTACGAGACAAGACCAAAGAGGATTATGCCGCTGAATCAAGTCTGGTTGAACAAGGAGGAGAGAACCTGGTGCTGAGCCTTGGCAATGTCCTCAATTCTGCTGCACAAAAAGCCAGCGTGATTGGAAAGACAAACTTGTCATCTGTCGTACGAACAAAG AGCCAGAATGTAACTAAAGATATCGAAAGGCTTTTAGATGACGTAGGAACGACTCTTTTGTCCAGAATGGTTGTTGACCAGGAACCTCATCGGGTGAAAACCAGCTCATTGGGCATGATGCTTAACAGAAACAGTCCGGGCTCACTACAGAAGACCAGAGAGTTCATCCAAGAAGGTGTAGGATTTAGGCTTCCGTTTACAGCCATCACTGATGTCAAAGCCAAAAACACTAAATTTGTGGACTCTGTG GTGACAACGAGCGCTTTCAATCCATTTACTTCGGACCCTACTTCAGCTTTGGTCAAATCTCATGTTTTGAGGCTAGTCCTTAAAGATGATAATGGCAACATTTTAAAGGTCGAAAACAGCAAAGAAGATGTCGAGCTGAATATTAGACTAAACCCGATACAAGAGCCAAATGAACCGAAAGAACCATTCTTTGCTAAACCTAGCGAGAAAGGAAAGATGAACTACCATAAGATTGATTTGCCCTACGCTGATGGCAATGCTGTAAGACTCAGG ATACAGCCCACAGGATCTGTTGTGTTCGATGTATTCGTGAGTTATGATCAGCGGCCAACCGTCACAAAATACGACGCGAAAAGAAAACTCCCGGATGAAGCGTGCCGCTTAATTTCTCAGGAACACTGCAACGACACAGCATACGACTTCCTCCTGGTTGATACGGTGCTAAGAAAACCGGGATCTTACTTTATTGGGATTCTGTATGAACAGAGTCAGCAAAAACCCGGAAGACGCAAACGACGGTCTTGCTTCGGGAAGGGCCGGCAAAAGAGGTCGTGTGTAGAATTTAAGGACCCTCCACAACCAGAAAACATCACGGTGATACCGGTTTACAACCCTAAAACAGACGCTAATTATTCGATGAATGTCAAACAGGAGCAATGTTTGTTTTGGGACAGCGTAAAGGAACAGTGGTTGTCTCGTGGCTGCAAG GTCGGATTGAATTCCACTTCAACCTCTCTGCAATGCCTGTGTAACCACCTGACCTCATTTGGCGGAGGAGTCCTGGTTATGCCCAATAAGCTTGATTTCGATGTGGTCTTTACGGAACTAACGCGGATTCATGAGACAGGAAATGTTGCTGTTCTCTGCACGATTATTGCTGCACTGTTGGTGTATTTCCTGGTTTGTATATTTGCAAGAAAAGCTGATAAAAAAGATCGGGCCCAG AATGGCCTCCCCGTGCACCTGAACTCTTCAATTGAAGAAGGCTTTCAGTACGAACTAACCATTGTTACTGGAGTTTGGAAGAATTCTGGGACGGATGCTAACGTTGCCATGGTCATTCATGGAAGCGAGGCAGACAGCCAATGCATATTATTAAACAGGAACATGATCGAGTCAAGAAGAGTCCTGGCACGAGGGAACGAAGACCTCTTCGTGATTCATTTGCCAGTTTCTTTGGGTGAAATTCAATTTGTTCATATTTGGCACGATAACTCAGGAAAACACCCCTCTTGGTTTTTCAGCCACATGTTAATAAAAGATGTCCAAACGGGAAGAACTTTGACCTTCCACGGCAACACGTGGTTTGCCTTGGAAAAAGGAGATGGCAAAATCGACAGACTTTTAACTCCGATCTCCCTTGAGGAGGAGAAGTCTTTCAAGTATTCGTTAAACTCGCGAAGCTCTTCGAGTTTCACCGAAGGCCACATGTGGTTGTCTGTAGTTACCAAGCCCCCGAAGAGTAAATTCACGCGCGTTCAAAGGACCACTTGCTGTTTGTGCTTGCTgatgtccgccatgttggtcAATGCGTTGTTTTATCGGACTGACGACGTAGCTGACCCTACAATACAGATTGGTCCTTTAAAGTTCAGCTGGAGACAGGTTGTGGTAGGATTGGAGAGCGCATTGATAGTAACTCCGGTGAACTTGTTGATAGTggccattttcaaaaacagCGCTGAAAATCGTTCTAATAAAATAACACCATCCGCTCTGAAGAACAAATCTGCATCGGTTCATAGCAGGATTCAGGCTTTTTCATCTTGGGGTGAAGCAAAGGAAAGAGAGCGAGAAAAAGAGGAAACCGAAAGTAATTTGTCCGATCATGCAACGCTTTCAGGAAGAACATTACAAAGAATCAGAGCCTTACCTAAACAAGACTTTCTCTTTCCTTATTATTTTATATACATCGCTTGGTTTCTTAGTTTTGTcactgtaatttcatctgcGACATTTACGTTTTTCTTCAGCTTACAATGGGGTAAGGATATTTCCAACGAATGGCTTTCGTCAATGCTCGTATCGTTTACGGAAGACTTGTTTGTTATACAGCCAATTAAAATAGTCATCATTGTACTTATAACTGCATATTTCTTTGGTTCTAAATCTGATGTGAAAGAAAGAGATGATCAAGTCCAATCTGAGCATGCGTCATCTACTAATGCGACGACGGATTCGGCTTTACCAAGCATCGAAATAAAGACTCTTCCTGAAGTCGAGATTGACTTAGCGAGGGAGTACCGATTAAAGGaggcaaaaatgttttcgtttGGCAGAGAATTGTTCCTTTATATGCTGTTTTTAACCTTATTGACGGTTGTGTGCTATGGCAACCGAAGCTATCATGGATATTTAATCACAAGGAACCTCGAGGATACATTCAATAAATTTCCTCGG GCTAAAGATCCCCGATTTTATTGGAAATGGCTTAAAGGTCAGTTTGTGGACGGAATTTACGCTAACGAGTGGTACAACGGCAAGAAAGCCACCAAACAAGAGTACATCAATAACAAGAACTCCATTCTGCTGGGAATGCCCCGACTCAGACAACTAAGGGTTAAGAAAG ATTCGTGCACTGTTCCAGAGTTGGCCCGAGATTCAGTTAAACATTGCAACGATTACTATAGTTTAGGTGAGGAAGACAAAACCCGGTATCACTTACCAGGATGGAAGCCTTTCGAAGGCTCCAAAGATTGGGCCAACTTCTCTGGCCTCTGCCCAGCCCCATGGAATTATGTGCTTCAGGATCAACTGCACAATTCACCAAGTTGGGGATTCTTTGACGTTTACAGTGGAGGAGGCTTTGTTGCTGATCTAGGATACAATAGATCCACAGCTGCCAAGGTGATTGATAATTTGCATGAATACAGTTGGATAGATCGACAAACTCGAGCTGTTGTGCTGGAATTCGTTATCTACAATCCAAATACGGGCTATTTAAGCATCTCTACTTTCTACTACGAAATTCTACCATTTGGTTATGGTCATCCCTTTGTCATTATCGACACGTTTCCACTGACGAGCACGCAAACTGGATTTTACCAATTTTACTTGATTTGTCAGCTTTTGTTCATCATATTGGCTCTTTTGTTTGTAATTCGTGAGGTGTACAACATCTACAAAATGAGATGCAGCTATTTTAGAGACGCCTGGAATTGGGTGGAACTCCTACAgatattgttttcatttttggttGTGGTGTTCTTCGTTATCAAGTCAAAACTCGTTCTAAACAGCGCTTTAAAAGTTAGAGAAAACCCCTTTGTTCCAGTCAGCTTTAGAGACGCTGTTGTTTGGAATTACGCGGAGAATCTGGTGCTGGCAATTGCTGTTTTCATTGTAACTATAAAGATGTTACGTATGATTCGTTTTAATCCCCACATAAGTATTCTGATGTCATCATTTCGCGAATCCAGAGGGTTACTGCTATCGTACTCTGTTattttcatcatcattttcatGGTTTATGCTCAATTTGCAGTCCTAATACTAGGTACCAGTATCTATGATTATTCCTCGTTTCCAAATGCCCTGATTTCAGAATTATTGTTGAGCCTTGGAGAAGAAATTGGTTTGACCAACCTGTTGCGAGTCAACCGAGTCTTAGGTCCATTGTTCGGATTCTCTTTCGTCCTTCTTAACGCTTTCATCTTCGTCAACTTTTTCGTTGCAATATTGAATGATTCACACGCAGAAGTGAAACACAACACGGACAAGCAGTCAAAGGAATTCGAAATGGCGGATTTTATTCTAGATAGACTAAAAGAATTTGTGGGTTTCGGCAAAACTCAACACGACGAAAGTTCAAGTGAATCTGAAGAGAACAGAGTAGAAAAAGAGAATAAGGAAATGCACAACACGTCTTTCTCAACAATAGCATTTCAATCACACAGACTTCGCCGAAGGGCAAGGAATTTTCAGTTGCGAAATGCTAAAAAGTTGCGGGAAACTACAAGAAACGAAAAGAAAGAACGTAGAGATCAATTAAAACAGGAAAAGGCCGAAAGCAACACAGCTGATGAATCAACTGTTGAGGGAAATAAACAACACTTGAAATCTACTGTGGAAGTAATCAACGCTTTAGATCGCTTACATCGAACATGTGCTCTTAAAGAAATAGATTCATTGATGAGTAAAGTAGCTAAAGACAATGAAAGAGAAGATATCGAAATTTTGTCGTTAATACGACTTCTAAGAAGCaatcgctttgaagaagaaaaggaagaaaaagaagatataGAAGATGCAACATCCGAAACAGAAGCCGCATTGAATGATAATGAAATAGTTTCATACATAACTTCTCCAAACATGTCACCCGCTTTAAGCACAAGAGCAAGCGCTAATAGTTTGAGAAAACCTGTATTCATGGAAGGCTTGAACGATGAAACAGTGAGGCTTCTTAAAGGACTGACCGCTAGCCGTCAGTTACCGGAACACTTGACAGGAAAACAAGTCCTAGAAAATCTCCACGCAGAACTGCGAAAGAAAAGCAACATAATTCGTCCGAAATGGCGGTAA